The Rhodococcus triatomae genome includes a window with the following:
- a CDS encoding SDR family oxidoreductase: MSEQIETVEDREIAPRRVVIAGGHGKVARYLIKALTAHGDRAVALIRDPAQAHEVEAFGALSVVLDLENAEVDEVVAALGHADAAVFAAGSGAGSGAARKDSVDRAGAVLLADAAEAAGVPRFVQISSMGAGEAIPEGTDEVFAAYLRAKTAAEDDLRGRTGLEWTILRPGRLQDTDATGLVTLSEPPADAGEVSRGDVAAVVFALIGAPNTIGKTLVLTSGSTPVDEAVAEL; encoded by the coding sequence ATGTCCGAGCAGATCGAGACAGTCGAGGACCGGGAGATCGCGCCGCGTCGGGTCGTGATCGCCGGCGGGCACGGAAAGGTGGCCCGGTATCTGATCAAAGCGCTCACCGCCCACGGAGACCGGGCGGTCGCGCTCATTCGCGATCCGGCTCAGGCACACGAGGTGGAGGCGTTCGGTGCACTCTCTGTGGTGCTCGATCTGGAGAACGCCGAGGTCGACGAGGTCGTCGCCGCACTCGGACATGCCGACGCGGCCGTGTTCGCCGCGGGATCCGGCGCCGGAAGCGGTGCTGCACGCAAGGACTCGGTCGACCGTGCCGGCGCGGTGCTTCTGGCGGATGCGGCCGAGGCGGCGGGCGTGCCCCGATTCGTCCAGATCAGTTCCATGGGTGCGGGGGAGGCGATCCCCGAGGGCACGGACGAGGTGTTCGCCGCATACCTGCGAGCCAAGACGGCCGCCGAGGACGACCTGCGTGGCCGTACCGGCCTGGAGTGGACGATCCTTCGTCCCGGTCGGCTGCAGGACACCGACGCGACCGGGCTGGTCACGTTGTCGGAACCACCCGCCGACGCCGGGGAGGTCTCGCGAGGAGACGTCGCCGCGGTGGTGTTCGCACTGATCGGTGCACCGAACACGATCGGCAAGACCCTCGTGCTCACGTCCGGATCGACGCCCGTCGACGAGGCTGTTGCCGAGTTGTGA
- the arsC gene encoding arsenate reductase (glutaredoxin) (This arsenate reductase requires both glutathione and glutaredoxin to convert arsenate to arsenite, after which the efflux transporter formed by ArsA and ArsB can extrude the arsenite from the cell, providing resistance.) — translation MIYHNPRCNTSRTALAALREAGIEPTVIKYLDTPPTRDELRSLLEAAGLKPSEAVRRRESVFRELGLGDATEDEILDAMAANPILIERPIVVTAKGTVLARPATRVDDVL, via the coding sequence GTGATCTACCACAACCCCCGCTGCAACACCTCCCGCACCGCCCTGGCCGCACTGCGCGAGGCGGGGATCGAACCGACGGTGATCAAGTACCTCGACACACCGCCGACCCGCGACGAACTGCGTTCCCTCCTCGAGGCTGCCGGCCTGAAGCCGAGCGAGGCGGTCCGTCGCAGGGAATCGGTGTTCCGCGAACTGGGGCTCGGCGACGCCACCGAGGACGAGATCCTGGACGCGATGGCGGCGAACCCGATTCTTATCGAGCGCCCGATCGTCGTCACCGCCAAGGGCACGGTGCTGGCGCGTCCGGCGACCAGGGTCGACGACGTCCTCTGA
- the arcA gene encoding arginine deiminase yields MTDSGSPAPGRGAPPTYGVDSEVGVLRTVLLHRPGAELERLTPRNNDQLLFDGLPWVGRAQEEHDAFADVLRGRGVEVLLLSDLLTEALVASGAARMQGIAAAVDPRRLGHALAEDLAGYLRGLPAADLSLVLTAGMTFDELPVAAASSSLVRRMHHGADFVIDPLPNLLFTRDSSFWIGPRVAITSLAMPARARETSLTDLIYAHHPRFRGARRAYESHTAPVEGGDVLLLGPGVLAVGVGERTTPAGAEALARSVFDDGLAHTVLVVPIAQARATMHLDTVCTMVDVDAVVMYPAVQDTLCAFTIRRDESGSVSIRGAEPFLVAAAEAMGIGKLRVIDTGLDHVTAEREQWDDGNNTLALAPGVVVAYERNVETNARLEDSGIEVLRIAGSELGSGRGGPRCMSCPVARDSLTPASEPS; encoded by the coding sequence ATGACGGACTCGGGATCGCCCGCGCCGGGACGTGGCGCACCGCCGACGTACGGCGTGGATTCGGAGGTCGGTGTCCTGCGCACCGTGCTCCTGCATCGCCCCGGCGCGGAACTCGAGCGCCTGACTCCCCGCAACAACGACCAGCTGCTCTTCGACGGTCTGCCGTGGGTGGGCCGCGCCCAGGAGGAGCACGACGCCTTCGCGGACGTCCTGCGTGGACGCGGCGTCGAGGTGCTGTTGCTCTCCGACCTGCTCACCGAGGCGTTGGTGGCGAGTGGGGCGGCGCGGATGCAGGGGATCGCCGCTGCCGTCGATCCTCGCCGTCTGGGCCATGCGCTGGCGGAGGATCTGGCGGGCTACCTGCGCGGTCTGCCCGCCGCGGACCTGTCGCTGGTCCTCACCGCGGGGATGACGTTCGACGAGCTGCCGGTGGCCGCCGCATCCTCGTCACTGGTGCGCAGGATGCACCACGGCGCGGATTTCGTCATCGACCCGCTGCCGAATCTGTTGTTCACGCGCGACTCGTCCTTCTGGATCGGTCCCCGCGTGGCGATCACCTCCCTGGCGATGCCCGCCCGCGCCCGGGAGACGTCGTTGACCGATCTGATCTACGCCCACCATCCCCGGTTCCGCGGTGCGCGGCGTGCCTACGAATCCCATACCGCGCCGGTGGAGGGCGGTGACGTCCTGCTCCTCGGCCCGGGGGTTCTCGCGGTCGGTGTGGGGGAGCGCACCACACCGGCCGGCGCGGAGGCTCTGGCGCGCAGTGTGTTCGACGACGGCCTCGCCCACACGGTGCTGGTGGTGCCGATCGCGCAGGCTCGGGCCACGATGCATCTGGACACGGTGTGCACGATGGTCGACGTCGACGCCGTCGTGATGTATCCGGCGGTGCAGGACACCCTGTGTGCCTTCACGATCCGGCGAGACGAGTCGGGCTCGGTGAGCATCCGTGGTGCGGAACCGTTCCTCGTCGCCGCCGCCGAGGCGATGGGCATCGGAAAGCTGCGCGTGATCGACACCGGGCTCGACCACGTGACCGCCGAACGTGAGCAATGGGACGACGGGAACAACACCCTCGCGCTCGCCCCCGGCGTCGTGGTCGCCTACGAGCGCAACGTCGAGACCAACGCCCGCCTCGAGGATTCCGGGATCGAGGTCCTGCGGATCGCGGGTTCGGAACTCGGGTCCGGCCGGGGCGGGCCCCGCTGCATGTCGTGTCCGGTGGCCAGGGACTCACTCACCCCGGCGAGCGAGCCGTCCTGA
- the soxR gene encoding redox-sensitive transcriptional activator SoxR: MEMPEWKAKELTPGQLSERSGVAVSALHFYEREGLISSRRTSGNQRRYRRDTLRRVAFIRISQRVGIPLAEIRDALATLPDGRTPTRKDWERLSTAWHTDLDRRIEQLIRLRDNLTGCIGCGCLSLGSCALVNTHDRLGELGPGARTFDVEYTD, from the coding sequence ATGGAGATGCCGGAGTGGAAGGCCAAGGAGCTCACCCCCGGCCAGCTGTCCGAGCGGAGCGGGGTCGCGGTCTCGGCCCTGCACTTCTACGAGCGCGAGGGGCTCATCTCCAGCCGGCGCACAAGCGGCAACCAGCGCCGGTACCGGCGGGACACGCTGCGCCGGGTCGCCTTCATCCGGATCTCGCAACGAGTCGGGATCCCCCTCGCCGAGATCCGCGATGCACTCGCCACCCTCCCCGACGGTCGTACTCCCACCCGCAAGGACTGGGAACGCCTGTCCACGGCATGGCACACGGATCTGGACCGTCGCATCGAGCAACTGATCCGGCTGCGCGACAATCTCACCGGCTGTATCGGATGCGGCTGCCTCTCGTTGGGAAGCTGCGCGCTGGTCAATACGCACGACCGACTCGGCGAACTCGGCCCGGGAGCGCGCACCTTCGACGTGGAGTACACCGACTGA
- a CDS encoding DUF2505 domain-containing protein — protein sequence MPKTFEFSEQLSCPVDIAYAVITDPDYWRRRFAEVPEKYELDPVPGAFGITVRDRIGADGLPSVVRKVVSGEITAERVDVWGPLDGDRVAGTVTARATGIPVAIDGALRLAPAGGGAELRATGSVAVKIPLIGGQIEVMVRKMVADMVTRDRDAIEEWLARE from the coding sequence ATGCCCAAGACGTTCGAGTTCTCCGAGCAGCTCAGCTGCCCCGTGGACATCGCGTATGCGGTGATCACCGACCCCGACTACTGGCGGCGGCGGTTCGCCGAGGTGCCGGAGAAGTACGAGCTCGATCCGGTCCCCGGCGCCTTCGGGATCACGGTGCGGGACAGAATCGGGGCGGACGGGCTGCCGTCCGTGGTGCGCAAGGTCGTGTCGGGTGAGATCACCGCCGAGCGGGTCGACGTCTGGGGTCCGCTGGACGGAGATCGCGTGGCGGGCACCGTGACGGCCCGGGCGACCGGCATTCCCGTGGCCATCGACGGCGCTCTCCGACTCGCACCGGCCGGGGGAGGAGCCGAGCTGCGGGCCACCGGTTCGGTGGCGGTGAAGATCCCGCTGATCGGTGGCCAGATCGAGGTGATGGTGCGGAAGATGGTGGCGGACATGGTCACCCGTGATCGAGATGCGATCGAGGAGTGGCTCGCTCGCGAGTGA
- a CDS encoding esterase-like activity of phytase family protein — protein MSTSRILVTVLLSVLPFGIGSLDAGSTGSGVGDDRVGRIDHLDTLILPPGTALDGVPVGGLSGIDYTPEAGFVVISDDRGEVGPVRMYTLSLPIDDGVLGEPQFLTRIDLLDRDGAPFPPRSADTESVRWAPGADGVLYTSEGEAQAGLAGFVREAGLDGGYRTEVPLPDAYTPRLDESGGLVSGIRDNLGFEAMDLVRDGAAVVAVTENALVQDGPEAGPDVESPARLLEIDRGSGAVLGEYIYPVDRVAPGALPQATGVSEVLAVGDRSYLTLERSLFPETGLFTGRIYETSTAEAENVAGEFAVSPDTVRMDKRLLFDFASAGVDPQCVEGMTWGPRLPDGRRSLVVVSDDNFGVAGQTAFHLLAVSEK, from the coding sequence ATGTCGACCTCTCGCATTCTGGTCACGGTTCTGCTGTCCGTGCTCCCGTTCGGTATCGGCTCGCTCGATGCGGGTTCCACGGGCAGCGGGGTGGGTGACGACCGTGTCGGCCGGATCGACCACCTGGACACGCTGATCCTTCCTCCGGGAACTGCACTGGACGGGGTCCCTGTCGGCGGACTCTCGGGCATCGACTACACCCCCGAGGCCGGGTTCGTCGTGATCAGCGATGACCGCGGTGAGGTCGGACCGGTGCGGATGTACACGCTGTCGCTGCCGATCGACGACGGTGTTCTCGGTGAACCGCAATTCCTGACGCGGATCGATCTGCTCGATCGGGACGGAGCGCCTTTCCCGCCACGCTCGGCGGACACCGAGTCCGTGCGCTGGGCTCCCGGCGCTGACGGTGTCCTCTACACCAGCGAGGGTGAGGCGCAGGCCGGCCTGGCGGGGTTCGTCCGAGAAGCGGGCCTCGACGGCGGGTATCGCACAGAGGTCCCGCTGCCAGATGCGTATACGCCCCGGCTGGACGAGAGTGGCGGTCTGGTGTCCGGGATTCGGGACAACCTGGGATTCGAGGCGATGGATCTGGTGCGAGACGGTGCCGCGGTGGTCGCGGTCACCGAGAACGCTCTCGTACAGGACGGGCCGGAAGCCGGCCCGGACGTCGAGAGTCCGGCTCGGTTGCTCGAGATCGATCGCGGCAGCGGCGCCGTCCTCGGTGAGTACATCTATCCGGTGGACCGGGTCGCTCCGGGAGCGCTGCCGCAGGCGACCGGGGTATCCGAGGTGCTCGCGGTCGGCGACCGCAGCTATCTCACACTCGAACGCAGTCTGTTCCCGGAGACCGGACTGTTCACCGGCCGGATCTACGAGACCTCCACCGCGGAGGCGGAGAACGTGGCCGGGGAATTCGCGGTGTCGCCGGACACGGTGCGGATGGACAAGAGGTTGCTCTTCGACTTCGCTTCGGCGGGTGTCGATCCGCAGTGTGTCGAGGGCATGACCTGGGGGCCGAGGCTTCCGGACGGCCGCCGCAGCCTCGTGGTGGTGTCGGACGACAATTTCGGTGTGGCCGGACAGACGGCATTCCATCTGCTGGCCGTGTCCGAGAAGTAG
- a CDS encoding tyrosine-protein phosphatase, with the protein MNRTRTTLAAAVVTSALLGAVTTGVAQAQPPAPPLPPVLDLGSLSFGSLGIPAPDAPRLASVPNFRDVAGTGSGYVGHGGTHLNKGVLYRADTIVPDDADLAALERLGLAAVYDLRADDEVAEKPDRLPAGVEYVRIPILSGNIADMIDQIGSVEDSRNMMRDMNRAFVAGDAERAGFTRLLTELAQNDGRQVFHCTAGKDRTGWTSMLLLSLAGVDRATIVQDYLLTNEYNREWAAKTRAHIAATQGEEAAILFEPLLGVEDSYLQAGLDEIDARYGSVDAYLTEGLGLSTDTLDALRHKLLG; encoded by the coding sequence ATGAATCGAACCCGGACCACCCTCGCCGCCGCCGTCGTGACGAGCGCCCTGCTCGGAGCCGTGACCACCGGAGTCGCGCAGGCTCAGCCCCCGGCGCCACCGCTACCTCCCGTACTCGATCTGGGGTCGCTCTCGTTCGGCAGCCTGGGGATACCGGCCCCGGACGCGCCCCGGCTGGCGAGCGTCCCGAATTTCCGGGATGTGGCGGGAACCGGGTCCGGCTACGTCGGACACGGCGGTACCCACCTGAACAAGGGAGTGCTCTACCGAGCCGACACGATCGTGCCGGACGACGCGGACCTGGCGGCGCTCGAACGTCTCGGCCTGGCAGCCGTCTACGACCTGCGCGCGGACGACGAGGTCGCCGAGAAGCCGGATCGGCTGCCCGCGGGCGTGGAATACGTCCGTATCCCGATCCTCTCCGGGAACATCGCGGACATGATCGACCAGATCGGTTCCGTCGAGGACTCGCGGAACATGATGCGGGACATGAACCGTGCATTCGTGGCCGGGGACGCCGAGCGCGCCGGGTTCACTCGTCTCCTCACCGAACTCGCCCAGAACGACGGACGGCAGGTGTTCCACTGCACGGCGGGCAAGGACCGTACCGGGTGGACGTCGATGCTGTTGCTGTCCCTCGCGGGTGTCGACCGCGCGACGATCGTGCAGGACTACCTGCTCACCAACGAGTACAACCGGGAGTGGGCCGCGAAGACGCGTGCGCACATCGCCGCCACCCAGGGTGAGGAAGCAGCGATTCTGTTCGAGCCCCTTCTCGGTGTCGAGGACAGCTACCTGCAAGCCGGTCTCGACGAGATCGACGCCCGGTACGGGTCCGTGGATGCGTACCTGACCGAGGGACTGGGCCTGAGCACCGACACCCTGGACGCGTTGAGGCACAAGCTTCTCGGCTGA
- a CDS encoding methylamine utilization protein, with protein sequence MTTVLPPRALSHPPLATDLPDIRPGLAAAVPASARAVLVVGAGLLGAGAAALTAPTTAAALTASLVGAGSVTALAANWSTCGMSVAGVVAAPKQPDREGASTPVRRLGWHALGSVATGAPTGALLGAFGAVAAGWMSLSAALVVWAALAFAYGLHELGLVRMPTPMRRRQLPRELRRSMQPWKVSLLFGAMIGPGFVIFIRSSAYYLLVLGVVAAGSPLWGAALFTLVSLGRCMPSLLAVVHTRRGGSMPGFLSAMCVVDRRVQTLTGAVLVGLAAFAAVAVLV encoded by the coding sequence ATGACCACAGTTCTGCCACCCCGAGCGCTGTCCCACCCACCCCTGGCCACCGACCTCCCTGACATCCGGCCCGGCCTCGCCGCCGCGGTTCCCGCCTCGGCGCGGGCGGTACTCGTCGTGGGGGCGGGCCTGCTGGGCGCAGGGGCCGCCGCTCTCACCGCCCCGACCACGGCGGCGGCGCTCACTGCTTCCCTCGTCGGGGCGGGATCGGTGACCGCGCTCGCCGCCAACTGGTCGACGTGCGGGATGTCGGTCGCCGGTGTCGTGGCGGCGCCCAAGCAGCCCGATCGCGAGGGGGCCTCGACGCCGGTCCGCCGACTCGGCTGGCACGCCCTCGGTTCCGTCGCGACGGGAGCCCCGACCGGCGCGTTGCTCGGCGCGTTCGGCGCGGTCGCCGCCGGGTGGATGTCCCTGTCCGCGGCGCTGGTGGTCTGGGCGGCCCTGGCCTTCGCGTACGGGCTGCACGAGTTGGGCCTGGTGCGGATGCCGACGCCGATGCGTCGGCGTCAGCTGCCCCGTGAGCTGCGCCGATCCATGCAGCCGTGGAAGGTGTCGCTGCTGTTCGGTGCGATGATCGGCCCCGGCTTCGTGATCTTCATCCGCTCCAGCGCGTACTACCTGCTCGTGCTGGGAGTGGTGGCTGCCGGGTCTCCGCTGTGGGGCGCCGCGCTGTTCACCCTCGTATCGCTGGGCCGGTGCATGCCGAGCCTGCTGGCCGTCGTCCACACGCGTCGTGGCGGCTCGATGCCCGGCTTCCTGTCGGCGATGTGCGTGGTCGACCGTCGGGTGCAGACGCTGACCGGCGCGGTGCTGGTGGGGCTGGCCGCGTTCGCTGCAGTGGCCGTCCTGGTCTGA
- a CDS encoding cupredoxin domain-containing protein translates to MSGCRPVRRGEVTFVLSVALVSAVACGPGAAEPDAVVTVGHLAFGPSEVTIPTGGSVRWEFEDGGLLHQVGAPGEFDSGVTGAGSFTHTFERPGVYEYTCSVHRYMVGAVTVTDD, encoded by the coding sequence ATGAGCGGGTGTCGTCCGGTTCGGCGCGGCGAGGTGACGTTCGTGCTCTCCGTGGCGCTCGTGTCCGCGGTGGCCTGCGGGCCGGGCGCGGCCGAACCGGATGCCGTCGTGACGGTCGGACACCTGGCCTTCGGGCCGTCGGAGGTCACGATTCCCACGGGTGGGAGCGTGCGCTGGGAGTTCGAGGACGGTGGTCTGCTCCACCAGGTCGGGGCGCCGGGAGAGTTCGACAGTGGGGTCACCGGTGCGGGCAGTTTCACCCACACCTTCGAGCGGCCGGGCGTCTACGAGTACACCTGCTCCGTCCACCGATACATGGTCGGCGCCGTGACAGTCACCGACGACTGA
- a CDS encoding cupredoxin domain-containing protein, with the protein MKKLLALLVASLAAFTVSACSGADASSAEPAVVVEVKNMAYSPATVTIEKGQTVQWQFDDSGLPHDVVGDGALGETLRSELLTEGTYSYTFEEAGTFSYHCTPHPAMVGTVIVQ; encoded by the coding sequence ATGAAGAAGCTGCTCGCTCTGCTCGTCGCCTCCCTGGCCGCGTTCACCGTGTCCGCGTGCTCCGGAGCGGACGCGTCCTCGGCCGAACCGGCCGTCGTCGTCGAGGTGAAGAACATGGCGTACTCGCCGGCCACCGTGACGATCGAGAAGGGGCAGACGGTGCAATGGCAGTTCGACGACAGCGGACTGCCCCACGACGTCGTCGGGGACGGCGCGCTCGGCGAGACGCTGAGGAGCGAATTACTCACCGAGGGAACGTATTCGTACACATTCGAGGAGGCAGGAACGTTCTCGTACCACTGCACCCCGCATCCCGCGATGGTCGGAACGGTCATCGTGCAATGA
- a CDS encoding multicopper oxidase family protein: MTRPDNGSVLGRRRFLALGSLGAGAVGLGALGFGAAGCSPDSSGAQSAAADLDYILPTDPEVAAAEAARETSGDVAAFALSAGFATVDLGGRLVDTWAYGGNAVAPELRMTKGDRVDVTVANGLDADTTLHWHGIRIRNDMDGAAPVTQPPIRPGTTFDYSFVVPDPGTHWYHSHSGLQADRGLFGAFVVEDPDDTTGADVDAVLVLDDWVDGMGTTPEAVLMALNPDISGGHGGHGGHGGSSTPATHTDSEMAVAVELISAGHGNSVPLGGMTQHVAYPLHLINGRPPNDPDPIVVPPGSRLRLRVVNAAAETPYRFAVAGHEMTVVAADGFDTVPRTTDTLIIGMAQRYDVLVTVASGTWPVVAKVEGRDGYASTVLRTDDAAPMANPDVGGSIPELAGRLLAESELRPAESVTLERREPDRDYRVELIQAGDRYVWGMAGVDAGKLIMREGERIRITMTNTSTMWHPMHTHGHTFAVGEYGGLRRDTVNVLPGTELAIEFDADNPGEWMFHCHNAYHFEAGMTANLRYIR, from the coding sequence ATGACACGACCCGACAACGGGTCGGTGCTCGGCCGGCGCCGGTTCCTCGCTCTCGGCTCACTCGGTGCCGGGGCGGTGGGTCTCGGTGCCCTCGGGTTCGGCGCCGCCGGCTGTAGCCCGGATTCGTCCGGGGCACAGTCGGCGGCGGCCGATCTCGACTACATCCTGCCGACCGACCCGGAAGTGGCCGCTGCGGAGGCGGCGCGCGAGACGAGCGGTGACGTAGCCGCATTCGCGCTGTCCGCCGGGTTCGCCACGGTGGACCTGGGCGGCCGGCTGGTGGACACGTGGGCGTACGGGGGTAACGCGGTCGCTCCCGAGTTGCGGATGACGAAGGGGGACCGCGTCGACGTCACGGTCGCGAACGGGCTGGATGCCGACACCACGCTGCACTGGCACGGAATCCGGATCCGCAACGACATGGACGGAGCTGCACCGGTCACCCAGCCGCCGATCCGGCCCGGCACGACGTTCGACTACAGCTTCGTCGTCCCCGATCCCGGTACGCACTGGTATCACTCGCACAGTGGGCTGCAGGCGGACCGGGGGTTGTTCGGGGCCTTCGTGGTGGAGGACCCGGACGACACGACCGGTGCCGACGTCGATGCCGTGCTCGTTCTCGACGACTGGGTCGACGGCATGGGTACCACGCCCGAGGCCGTGCTCATGGCGCTCAACCCCGACATCTCGGGGGGACACGGCGGACACGGGGGACACGGGGGATCGAGTACCCCGGCCACACATACCGACTCCGAGATGGCCGTCGCCGTCGAGCTCATCTCGGCCGGGCACGGGAACTCGGTGCCGCTGGGTGGGATGACCCAGCACGTCGCCTATCCGCTGCACCTGATCAACGGCCGCCCGCCGAATGATCCGGATCCGATCGTGGTGCCCCCGGGCAGCCGGCTCCGGCTGCGTGTCGTCAACGCCGCCGCGGAGACTCCGTACCGTTTCGCGGTGGCCGGCCACGAGATGACGGTGGTCGCGGCCGACGGGTTCGACACTGTTCCCCGGACGACGGACACCTTGATCATCGGTATGGCGCAACGGTACGACGTGCTGGTGACGGTGGCATCCGGCACGTGGCCGGTCGTCGCGAAGGTCGAGGGTCGGGACGGCTATGCCTCCACGGTCCTGCGTACCGACGATGCCGCACCGATGGCGAATCCCGATGTGGGGGGCTCGATCCCGGAGCTCGCCGGTCGGCTGCTGGCAGAGAGTGAACTGCGCCCCGCGGAGTCGGTGACGCTCGAGCGCCGCGAGCCCGATCGTGACTATCGGGTGGAACTGATCCAGGCGGGCGACCGCTACGTCTGGGGGATGGCGGGGGTGGATGCCGGAAAGCTGATCATGCGTGAGGGCGAGCGGATTCGGATCACGATGACGAACACCTCCACCATGTGGCATCCGATGCACACTCACGGCCACACCTTCGCCGTCGGAGAGTACGGGGGTCTTCGCCGGGACACGGTCAACGTCCTGCCCGGGACGGAACTCGCGATCGAGTTCGACGCCGACAACCCGGGTGAATGGATGTTCCATTGCCACAACGCATATCACTTCGAAGCCGGAATGACCGCGAACCTGCGGTACATCCGTTGA
- a CDS encoding methylamine dehydrogenase light chain, whose product MYENRYPVDENTVREQSEWMAGKGGTFASRATRRMSERVSRRSMISRIGRWTMGVSGVALISSLPVTRSAFAQETPAPEGGGEPQLLDFDGHDPAECEYWRWCNMDGTSCAACNGGGVTTCAPGSKPGAEFWVGCCTDPDDGKTYLIAYYDCCGAPSCSNAFCGEPDTQAIMYNPVSGSYDQEIIWCVSDESQSYTCTMAPIIGEDCQVTPAVRPKVGAGS is encoded by the coding sequence ATGTACGAGAACCGCTACCCGGTGGACGAGAACACCGTCCGGGAACAGTCCGAGTGGATGGCGGGAAAGGGCGGAACGTTCGCCAGCCGAGCCACCCGGAGGATGTCCGAGAGGGTCTCGCGGCGGTCGATGATCAGCCGCATCGGACGCTGGACGATGGGGGTGTCCGGTGTCGCGCTGATCAGCTCACTTCCCGTCACGCGCAGTGCATTCGCCCAGGAGACGCCCGCGCCGGAAGGCGGGGGCGAGCCTCAACTGCTCGACTTCGACGGACACGATCCCGCCGAATGCGAGTACTGGCGCTGGTGCAACATGGACGGTACGTCCTGTGCCGCCTGCAACGGTGGCGGCGTCACCACCTGCGCTCCGGGTTCCAAGCCCGGCGCCGAGTTCTGGGTCGGATGCTGTACCGATCCCGACGACGGGAAGACCTATCTCATCGCCTACTACGACTGCTGTGGCGCGCCGTCCTGTTCGAACGCGTTCTGCGGCGAGCCCGACACGCAGGCGATCATGTACAACCCCGTGTCGGGCAGCTACGACCAGGAGATCATCTGGTGCGTGTCGGACGAGTCCCAGTCCTACACCTGCACGATGGCTCCCATCATCGGCGAGGACTGCCAGGTCACCCCGGCGGTGCGGCCGAAGGTGGGGGCGGGATCATGA
- a CDS encoding redoxin domain-containing protein produces MTTFLLVAIAVLAIAVTVLFLMVLALAREIGRVHVRLGPLGARMMDTGPKLEQAGPSFRGLVDHLGREVAVGGHRDRAQLLLFTAPTCSTCKSLLPGVRAMAKAEKGIDVVIVSDGTSEEHEEFLAGSNIGDELGYVDARDVGIAYQIGTTPYGVILDEHGKIRAKGLCNHMAQVESLLNALESGTPSLQHLHSHATARASA; encoded by the coding sequence ATGACCACGTTTCTCCTCGTCGCGATCGCCGTGCTCGCGATCGCCGTCACCGTCCTCTTCCTCATGGTGCTCGCGCTGGCCCGAGAGATCGGCCGGGTGCACGTGCGGCTCGGCCCCCTGGGGGCGAGGATGATGGACACCGGCCCGAAGCTCGAACAGGCCGGCCCGTCCTTCCGGGGCCTCGTCGACCACCTCGGGCGTGAGGTCGCCGTCGGTGGCCACCGCGACAGGGCGCAACTGCTGCTGTTCACCGCGCCGACGTGCTCGACCTGCAAGAGCCTGCTCCCCGGTGTCCGAGCGATGGCCAAGGCCGAGAAGGGGATCGACGTCGTCATCGTCTCGGACGGTACGTCGGAGGAGCACGAGGAATTTCTCGCCGGCAGCAATATAGGGGACGAGCTCGGCTACGTCGATGCCCGCGACGTCGGTATCGCCTACCAGATCGGCACCACACCGTACGGGGTGATCCTCGACGAGCACGGCAAGATCCGCGCCAAGGGATTGTGCAATCACATGGCACAGGTCGAAAGCCTGCTCAACGCACTGGAATCCGGTACGCCGTCGCTGCAACACCTGCACTCACACGCCACTGCTCGCGCATCCGCGTGA